The Streptomyces sp. P9-A4 genome contains a region encoding:
- a CDS encoding response regulator transcription factor, with translation MTIRVVLADDQALLRSAFKVLVDSEPDMEVVGEAADGAQAVALARSEKADVVLMDIRMPGTDGLAATRMITADPELSEVRIVMLTTFEVDEYVVQSLRAGASGFLGKGAEPEELLGAIRIAHAGEALLSPAATKGLIATFLAQGPGAEDVGGGGAARTERLSALTAREREVLVLVAGGLSNDEIADRLDVSPLTVKTHVNRAMAKLGARDRAQLVVTAYESGLVRPRVE, from the coding sequence ATGACGATCCGGGTAGTGCTCGCCGACGACCAGGCCCTGCTGCGCAGCGCCTTCAAGGTGCTGGTCGACTCCGAACCGGACATGGAGGTCGTCGGCGAGGCCGCCGACGGCGCCCAGGCCGTGGCCCTCGCCCGCTCCGAGAAGGCCGATGTCGTCCTCATGGACATCCGGATGCCGGGCACGGACGGCCTCGCCGCCACCCGCATGATCACGGCCGACCCGGAGCTGTCCGAGGTGCGGATCGTCATGCTGACCACCTTCGAGGTCGACGAGTACGTCGTGCAGTCGCTGCGCGCCGGCGCCTCCGGCTTCCTCGGCAAGGGGGCCGAGCCCGAGGAACTGCTCGGCGCGATCCGGATCGCGCACGCGGGCGAGGCGCTGCTCTCCCCGGCCGCCACCAAGGGCCTGATCGCCACGTTCCTCGCGCAGGGCCCCGGCGCGGAGGACGTCGGCGGGGGCGGTGCGGCCCGCACCGAGCGGCTGTCCGCGCTCACCGCCCGGGAGCGCGAGGTCCTCGTCCTGGTCGCCGGCGGCCTCTCCAACGACGAGATCGCCGACCGGCTCGACGTCAGCCCGCTCACCGTGAAGACCCATGTCAACCGGGCCATGGCCAAGCTCGGCGCCCGCGACCGGGCCCAGCTGGTGGTCACGGCCTACGAGTCCGGTCTCGTACGCCCCCGGGTGGAGTGA
- a CDS encoding sensor histidine kinase → MTPTGPATGTRFARFRDWFRGHPLAFDATVAFGALICMIAGSFTDPHGSRTGPTFGDHVPGVTSVLIMVAGAVALVLRRRFPLRVLCFTVAVTLVELIGDNRPAPIAMSAVVALYTVASRTDRPTTWRVGLVTMALLTVAAMAFGPTHWYAQENLGVFAWTGMAAAAGDAVRSRRAFVDAIRERAERAERTREEEAGRRVAEERLRIARDLHDVVAHHIALVNVQAGVAAHVMDKRPDQAKEALVHVREASRSALDELRATVGLLRQSGDPEAPTEPAPGLAVLDGLLDTFRKAGLPVALARTDGESPLPATVDLAAYRIVQEALTNVRKHAGPDAEAEVSVVRVGRTVEITVLDNGGPPAAGDPAPHGGHGLLGMRERVGAFGGTLTAGPRYGGGFRVQAILPVTSRTGEDR, encoded by the coding sequence GTGACCCCCACCGGCCCTGCCACCGGCACCCGCTTCGCCCGCTTCCGCGACTGGTTCCGCGGGCATCCGCTCGCCTTCGACGCGACCGTGGCGTTCGGCGCGCTCATCTGCATGATCGCCGGGTCGTTCACCGATCCGCACGGCAGCCGGACCGGGCCGACCTTCGGCGACCACGTGCCCGGCGTGACGAGCGTCCTGATCATGGTCGCCGGGGCCGTCGCGCTGGTGCTGCGCCGCCGCTTCCCGCTCCGGGTGCTCTGCTTCACCGTGGCCGTCACCCTCGTGGAACTGATCGGCGACAACCGGCCCGCCCCCATCGCCATGAGTGCCGTCGTCGCGCTCTACACGGTCGCCTCCCGCACGGACCGGCCCACCACCTGGCGGGTCGGCCTCGTCACCATGGCGCTGCTGACCGTCGCGGCCATGGCCTTCGGCCCCACCCACTGGTACGCGCAGGAGAACCTCGGCGTCTTCGCCTGGACGGGCATGGCGGCCGCCGCCGGTGACGCCGTGCGCAGCCGGAGGGCCTTCGTCGACGCGATAAGGGAGCGCGCCGAACGGGCCGAGCGGACCCGCGAGGAGGAGGCCGGCCGCCGGGTCGCCGAGGAGCGGCTGCGGATCGCCCGCGACCTCCACGACGTCGTCGCCCACCACATCGCCCTGGTCAACGTGCAGGCGGGCGTCGCCGCCCACGTCATGGACAAGCGCCCCGACCAGGCCAAGGAGGCCCTCGTGCACGTCCGGGAGGCCAGCCGCTCCGCCCTCGACGAGCTGCGCGCCACCGTCGGCCTGCTGCGCCAGTCCGGCGACCCGGAGGCGCCCACCGAACCGGCCCCCGGCCTCGCCGTCCTCGACGGGCTCCTCGACACCTTCCGCAAGGCCGGCCTCCCGGTCGCCCTGGCCCGTACCGACGGCGAGTCGCCGCTGCCCGCGACCGTCGACCTGGCCGCGTACCGGATCGTGCAGGAGGCCCTGACCAATGTGCGCAAGCACGCGGGACCGGACGCGGAGGCCGAGGTGAGCGTCGTCCGGGTGGGCCGTACGGTCGAGATCACCGTCCTCGACAACGGCGGCCCGCCCGCAGCCGGGGACCCCGCTCCCCACGGCGGCCACGGCCTCCTCGGCATGCGCGAACGGGTCGGCGCCTTCGGCGGCACCCTGACCGCGGGCCCCCGGTACGGCGGCGGGTTCCGGGTCCAGGCGATACTGCCCGTGACGTCCCGAACGGGGGAGGACCGATGA
- the pspAA gene encoding PspA-associated protein PspAA, producing MIVRIMGEGQLKLADSHFVELNKLDDELLAELESGDEEGFRRTLGALLDAVRRFGEPLPDDALEPSELILPSPGAGLDEVKEMLSDDGLIPG from the coding sequence ATGATCGTGCGGATCATGGGGGAGGGCCAGCTGAAGCTGGCCGACAGCCACTTCGTCGAGCTGAACAAGCTGGACGACGAGCTGCTCGCGGAGCTGGAGTCGGGGGACGAGGAAGGGTTCCGGCGCACGCTGGGCGCCCTCCTCGACGCCGTGCGGCGGTTCGGCGAGCCACTGCCGGACGACGCCCTGGAACCCTCGGAGCTGATCCTCCCGTCTCCGGGCGCGGGCCTGGACGAGGTCAAGGAGATGCTCTCCGACGACGGCCTGATCCCGGGCTGA
- a CDS encoding PspA/IM30 family protein — protein MSGVMKRMGMIFRAKANKALDRAEDPRETLDYSYQKQLELLQKVRRGVADVATSRKRLELQLNQLQGQSSKLEDQGRKALALGREDLAREALSRRAALQQQVSDLEVQHQTLQGEEEKLTLAAQRLQAKVDAFRTKKETIKATYTAAQAQTRIAESFSGISEEMSDVGLAIQRAEDKTAQLQARAGAIDELLASGALDDQSGLGKDDLQAELDRLSGGTDVELELQRMKAELAGGPSAQQQAIEGGGAAAPQDNTQQSHPRFEK, from the coding sequence ATGAGCGGTGTCATGAAGCGTATGGGGATGATCTTCCGCGCGAAGGCGAACAAGGCCCTTGACCGGGCCGAGGATCCGCGCGAGACGCTCGACTACTCGTACCAGAAGCAGTTGGAGCTGCTGCAGAAGGTGCGGCGCGGCGTCGCCGACGTCGCCACCTCCCGCAAGCGGCTGGAACTCCAGCTGAACCAGTTGCAGGGCCAGTCCTCCAAGCTGGAGGACCAGGGCCGCAAGGCGCTCGCCCTCGGCCGCGAGGACCTGGCGCGCGAGGCGCTGTCCCGGCGGGCCGCGCTCCAGCAGCAGGTCAGCGACCTGGAGGTGCAGCACCAGACGCTGCAGGGCGAGGAGGAGAAGCTCACGCTCGCCGCCCAGCGCCTCCAGGCCAAGGTGGACGCCTTCCGCACCAAGAAGGAGACCATCAAGGCGACCTACACGGCGGCCCAGGCGCAGACCCGGATCGCCGAGTCCTTCTCCGGTATCTCGGAGGAGATGAGCGACGTCGGCCTCGCGATCCAGCGGGCCGAGGACAAGACCGCCCAGCTCCAGGCGCGCGCAGGCGCGATCGACGAGCTGCTCGCCTCCGGCGCCCTGGACGACCAGTCCGGGCTCGGGAAGGACGACCTCCAGGCGGAGCTGGACCGGCTGTCCGGCGGTACGGACGTCGAGCTGGAGCTCCAGCGGATGAAGGCCGAGCTGGCGGGCGGCCCGTCGGCCCAGCAGCAGGCGATCGAGGGCGGTGGCGCGGCGGCGCCCCAGGACAACACGCAGCAGTCCCACCCGCGGTTCGAGAAGTAG
- a CDS encoding DUF3043 domain-containing protein → MFRSRSKEEKAPTDKVTADLSKQPRDPEAPKGRPTPKRSEAQTQRRRAATVPTDRKEASKRQREARRSDLARQREALASGDERYLPARDKGPVRRFVRDFVDSRFAIAEYFLPMAVVILVLSLFGNANRGLQNISLLLWLGVIILIVIDSIGIWIRLRKQLNERFPNEPKRGAIAYGLMRTLQMRRLRLPKPQVKRGERP, encoded by the coding sequence GTGTTCCGTAGCCGTTCGAAGGAAGAGAAGGCCCCCACCGACAAGGTGACGGCGGACCTCTCCAAGCAGCCCCGCGACCCCGAGGCCCCCAAGGGCCGCCCGACGCCGAAGCGGAGTGAGGCGCAGACCCAGCGCCGTCGCGCCGCGACGGTGCCGACCGACCGCAAGGAGGCATCCAAGCGCCAGCGCGAGGCACGCCGCTCCGACCTGGCCCGCCAGCGCGAGGCGCTGGCCAGCGGTGACGAGCGTTATCTGCCGGCCCGTGACAAGGGTCCGGTCCGCCGCTTCGTGCGCGACTTCGTCGACTCGCGCTTCGCGATCGCCGAGTACTTCCTGCCGATGGCCGTGGTGATCCTCGTGCTGTCGCTGTTCGGCAACGCCAACCGGGGGCTGCAGAACATCTCGCTGCTGCTCTGGCTCGGCGTGATCATCCTGATCGTCATCGACTCGATCGGCATCTGGATCCGGCTCCGGAAGCAGCTCAACGAGCGCTTCCCGAACGAGCCGAAGCGTGGCGCCATCGCCTACGGCCTGATGCGTACGCTCCAGATGCGCCGCCTGCGACTGCCCAAGCCGCAGGTCAAGCGCGGAGAGCGGCCCTGA
- a CDS encoding methyltransferase domain-containing protein, which translates to MLPVAHWPTGSGGLRDTIRQEIVARQLDEQISGRYPVGQRLRILDAGMGQGTQALRLARAGHTVTGLEADPDLLKAARDSLATEPAGIRERVRLIEGDGRETGVHFLPGSFDVVLCHGVLMYADEPDALLAGLARMLAPGGLLSLVVRNAEALAMRPGLAGDWSGTLTAFDSDVYTDDNGVKVRADRLDALTATLAGIAAPLHAWYGVRVFTDGIPREAGLPAADELDRLLASEDRAGRTEPYRRLAALLHLCGVRG; encoded by the coding sequence GTGCTGCCCGTCGCGCACTGGCCCACCGGCTCCGGCGGGCTGCGCGACACCATCCGGCAGGAGATCGTCGCCCGTCAGCTCGACGAGCAGATATCCGGCCGCTACCCGGTGGGCCAGCGGCTGCGCATCCTCGACGCGGGCATGGGCCAGGGCACTCAGGCGCTGCGCCTCGCCCGCGCGGGGCACACCGTCACCGGTCTCGAAGCCGATCCGGACCTGCTGAAGGCGGCCCGCGACTCGCTGGCGACCGAGCCGGCCGGGATCCGCGAGCGGGTCCGGCTGATCGAGGGCGACGGGCGCGAGACCGGGGTGCACTTCCTCCCCGGCAGCTTCGACGTGGTCCTCTGCCACGGCGTGCTCATGTACGCGGACGAGCCCGACGCGCTGCTCGCCGGCCTGGCCCGGATGCTGGCCCCCGGCGGACTCCTCTCCCTCGTCGTACGGAACGCGGAGGCCCTCGCCATGCGGCCGGGGCTCGCCGGGGACTGGTCCGGGACGCTCACCGCCTTCGACTCGGACGTCTACACCGACGACAACGGCGTGAAGGTGCGGGCCGACCGCCTGGACGCGCTGACGGCGACGCTGGCGGGCATCGCGGCACCGCTGCACGCCTGGTACGGAGTGCGGGTCTTCACCGACGGCATCCCGCGCGAGGCGGGGCTGCCGGCCGCTGATGAGCTGGACCGGCTGCTCGCCTCCGAAGACCGGGCGGGCCGCACGGAACCGTACCGGCGGCTGGCGGCGCTGCTGCACCTCTGCGGGGTACGGGGCTGA
- a CDS encoding S1C family serine protease — MDVSRAPARARARTPRLLLPLTASVCAAALAGGCSSGGAATAPERSTQAAAPLSSNQLQDDYQAVIRNVLPSVVQIDASASLGSGVVYDDKGHVVTNAHVIGQEKTFKVAAATGGQAVTARLVSSYPEQDLAVIKLESLPQGLKAAKFGDSSGVDMGQIVLAMGSPLGLSGSVTQGIVSATGRTVSEGQTGGGTGATIANMVQTSAAINPGNSGGALVNLDSQVIGIPTLAATDPELGGGSAPGIGFAIPASMVRTIADQIIKDGKVTDSGRAALNITGRTVLDDNYNPAGVAVVEAPADGAAGKAGLKPGDVITRLGDTDITTITSLAEALASMNPGDKVTTTYVRGTKTQKTEITLGEM, encoded by the coding sequence ATGGACGTATCTCGCGCCCCTGCGCGTGCCCGTGCCCGTACGCCCCGGCTCCTCCTCCCTCTGACCGCCTCGGTGTGCGCCGCCGCGCTCGCCGGCGGGTGCTCCTCCGGCGGGGCCGCGACCGCGCCCGAGCGCTCCACCCAGGCGGCGGCGCCGCTCTCCTCGAACCAGCTCCAGGACGACTACCAGGCCGTCATCCGGAACGTCCTGCCGTCGGTGGTGCAGATCGACGCGAGCGCGAGCCTCGGCTCCGGAGTGGTCTACGACGACAAGGGCCATGTCGTCACCAACGCGCACGTGATCGGCCAGGAGAAGACCTTCAAGGTCGCCGCCGCCACCGGCGGGCAGGCGGTCACCGCCCGGCTCGTCTCCTCGTACCCCGAGCAGGACCTCGCGGTCATCAAGCTGGAGTCGCTGCCGCAGGGCCTGAAGGCGGCGAAGTTCGGCGACTCCTCCGGCGTCGACATGGGGCAGATCGTCCTCGCGATGGGCTCCCCGCTCGGTCTGTCCGGCAGCGTGACACAGGGCATCGTCTCGGCGACCGGCCGCACGGTCAGCGAGGGGCAGACCGGTGGCGGGACCGGCGCCACCATCGCGAACATGGTCCAGACCTCGGCGGCGATCAACCCGGGCAACAGCGGGGGCGCCCTGGTGAACCTCGACAGCCAGGTGATCGGCATCCCGACGCTCGCGGCGACCGATCCGGAGCTGGGCGGCGGTTCGGCTCCGGGGATCGGGTTCGCGATCCCGGCGTCGATGGTCCGGACGATCGCGGACCAGATCATCAAGGACGGCAAGGTGACGGACTCGGGCCGGGCGGCCCTGAACATCACCGGCCGTACGGTGCTCGACGACAACTACAACCCCGCGGGCGTCGCGGTGGTCGAGGCGCCGGCCGACGGCGCGGCGGGCAAGGCGGGCCTGAAGCCGGGCGACGTGATCACCCGGCTCGGGGACACCGACATCACGACGATCACGTCCCTGGCGGAGGCACTGGCCTCGATGAACCCGGGCGACAAGGTGACGACGACGTACGTCCGTGGCACGAAGACCCAGAAGACGGAGATCACCCTGGGCGAGATGTGA
- a CDS encoding bifunctional adenosylcobinamide kinase/adenosylcobinamide-phosphate guanylyltransferase, giving the protein MELTLLGTGAPLGLPRPDCPCAVCALSLGPRVRAATALLVDGALLLDLTPGAALAAARSGHSLVGVRQVLLTHPHDGPAVEVPAGLPTAGRVPDGRELTLISGHRVRAVAMDSPGTGYEVTSAGGERLLYLPPGGAPAGLPEDHRTPYDMVVADVTGRPDALARLRATGAVGPATEVIAVHLDHDAPTGAELDRRLTAAGARAVPDGTTLYVGEYHEVPDVPRRTLVTGGARSGKSVEAERRLESFPEVLYVATGGTREGDPEWAERVGLHRERRPGSWRTAETCDLVPLLDGDGPALLVDCLSLWLTDAMDRVGAWDDETWAGGGQTALRERTAELVAAVRATRRTVVAVTNEVGSGVVPATAAGRRFRDELGRLNAAFADECEEVLLVVAGQPFVLRG; this is encoded by the coding sequence GTGGAACTGACTCTGCTCGGCACCGGCGCCCCGCTCGGCCTCCCCCGCCCCGACTGCCCCTGCGCCGTGTGCGCGCTCTCCCTCGGCCCCCGGGTCCGCGCCGCGACGGCGCTGCTGGTGGACGGGGCCCTGCTGCTCGATCTGACCCCGGGGGCCGCGCTGGCGGCGGCCCGTTCGGGGCACTCGCTGGTGGGCGTACGGCAGGTGCTGCTGACGCATCCGCACGACGGGCCCGCCGTCGAGGTGCCCGCCGGGCTTCCGACGGCGGGGCGGGTGCCGGACGGCCGGGAGTTGACGCTGATCTCCGGGCACCGGGTGCGGGCGGTCGCGATGGACTCCCCCGGCACCGGGTACGAGGTGACCTCGGCGGGCGGCGAGCGGCTCCTCTATCTGCCGCCCGGCGGGGCTCCGGCGGGGCTCCCGGAGGACCACCGGACGCCGTACGACATGGTCGTCGCCGATGTGACGGGCCGGCCGGACGCGCTGGCCAGGCTGCGGGCGACCGGCGCGGTGGGCCCGGCGACCGAGGTGATCGCCGTCCATCTGGACCACGACGCGCCGACGGGCGCGGAGCTGGACCGGCGGCTCACGGCGGCGGGGGCGCGGGCGGTGCCGGACGGGACGACGCTGTACGTGGGCGAGTACCACGAGGTGCCGGACGTGCCGCGCCGGACGCTGGTGACCGGCGGCGCCCGGTCGGGCAAGTCCGTGGAGGCCGAACGGCGCCTGGAGTCCTTCCCCGAGGTGCTGTACGTGGCGACGGGCGGGACCCGGGAGGGCGACCCCGAGTGGGCGGAGCGGGTGGGCCTGCACCGAGAGCGGCGGCCGGGTTCCTGGCGTACCGCCGAGACCTGCGATCTCGTACCCCTGCTCGACGGGGACGGGCCCGCGCTCCTGGTGGACTGTCTGTCGCTGTGGCTGACGGACGCCATGGACCGGGTGGGCGCCTGGGACGACGAAACGTGGGCGGGCGGCGGGCAAACGGCGCTGCGGGAGCGGACGGCGGAGCTGGTGGCCGCGGTGCGGGCCACCCGTCGCACGGTCGTCGCGGTGACGAACGAGGTGGGTTCGGGGGTGGTGCCGGCGACGGCGGCGGGGCGGCGCTTCCGGGACGAGCTGGGCCGGCTGAACGCGGCCTTCGCCGACGAGTGCGAGGAGGTCCTCCTCGTGGTCGCCGGTCAGCCGTTCGTACTGCGCGGGTAG
- the cobT gene encoding nicotinate-nucleotide--dimethylbenzimidazole phosphoribosyltransferase: MNLDDFSDLIERPDGGIRRDAEERRERLTVPPGALGRLDELGEWLSAAQASAEVRAIEQPKVVLFAGDHGIASLDVSGRPAGTAHELVRAVLEGASPVAVLARSAEVPVRVVDAGLDCDPELLPADVVRHRVRRGSGRIDIENALTVEETEAAVRLGIAIADEEADSGTDLVVLGDLSVGGTTSASTLIAALCGTDASVVTGRGGAGIDDLAWMRKCAAVRDSLRRARPVLGDQLELLAAVGGADLAAMTGFLLQASVRRMPVILDGVVGAACALVAQRAAFRAPDWWLAGQVSGEPAQAKALDRMALNPLLDHGVHVGEGTGALLALPLVRAAAALAAELPERPDPTAPDAEGDSGL; this comes from the coding sequence GTGAACCTGGACGACTTCTCCGATCTGATCGAGCGCCCCGACGGGGGGATCCGGCGTGACGCCGAGGAGCGCCGTGAGCGGCTGACCGTGCCGCCGGGCGCGCTCGGCCGGCTCGACGAGCTGGGTGAGTGGCTGTCGGCCGCGCAGGCCTCGGCCGAGGTGCGGGCGATCGAGCAGCCGAAGGTGGTGCTCTTCGCGGGCGATCACGGGATCGCCTCGCTCGACGTGTCGGGGCGCCCGGCGGGCACCGCGCACGAGCTGGTGCGCGCGGTCCTGGAGGGGGCGAGCCCGGTCGCGGTGCTCGCCCGCTCGGCGGAGGTCCCGGTGCGGGTCGTGGACGCCGGGCTGGACTGCGACCCGGAGCTGCTGCCCGCCGATGTGGTGCGCCACCGGGTGCGGCGGGGCAGCGGGCGGATCGACATCGAGAACGCGCTGACGGTCGAGGAGACCGAGGCGGCGGTCCGGCTGGGCATCGCCATCGCCGACGAGGAGGCGGACTCGGGCACCGATCTGGTGGTGCTCGGTGATCTGAGCGTCGGCGGGACGACCTCGGCGTCGACGCTGATCGCGGCCCTGTGCGGGACGGACGCCTCCGTGGTCACCGGCCGGGGCGGCGCCGGGATCGACGATCTGGCGTGGATGCGGAAGTGCGCGGCGGTCCGGGACTCGCTGCGGCGGGCCCGGCCGGTGCTCGGCGACCAGCTGGAACTGCTCGCGGCGGTCGGCGGGGCGGACCTGGCGGCGATGACCGGGTTCCTGCTCCAGGCCTCGGTGCGGCGGATGCCGGTGATCCTGGACGGTGTGGTGGGCGCGGCCTGCGCGCTGGTGGCGCAGCGGGCGGCGTTCCGGGCGCCGGACTGGTGGCTGGCGGGCCAGGTGAGCGGGGAGCCGGCGCAGGCGAAGGCGCTGGACCGGATGGCGCTCAACCCTCTGCTCGACCACGGCGTCCATGTGGGTGAGGGAACCGGGGCACTGCTCGCGCTTCCCCTCGTCAGGGCCGCGGCGGCGCTCGCCGCGGAGCTGCCCGAACGTCCGGACCCGACCGCTCCGGACGCCGAGGGCGACTCCGGGCTCTGA
- a CDS encoding phosphatidylglycerol lysyltransferase domain-containing protein, with amino-acid sequence MGEARLSAEGAPRGTTARSRRSAAFAVWYLRVVTFINFLSAVWVSFGQDLRRHNEDNYFTPYMLTAGFASGVFTLFLAITMRRRKRAAWILNLVLSGLFLLLFALVMIFPEIRQHAQNWISLGLTAVFVLALLLGRKEFYAKGDRSNPWLAAIVAVGGLLVTSLLAAVLVTVTNTATTPSTFLERWRYGVMRLITLAADDSRIAGISTPGWVDVTINVLSTLLLIAVLFAAFRSRRAVDPLTEEDEEKLRLLLDKNGDRDSLGYFALRREKSVVWSPSEKAAVTYRVVGGVSLASGDPIGDPEAWPGAIEPWLAEAREHGWIPAVMGASEEAGTIYARHGLDALELGDEAIVETDEFTLDGRAMRTVRQAFNRVKRAGYEVRIRRHEDIPADEMAELLRKADDWRDGATERGFSMALGRLGDPHDGRCVMLECTDEQGALRAVLSFVPWGPQGLSLDLMRRDRDSENGLMEFMVIELLQRAKEIGITQVSLNFAMFRSVFERGSKLGAGPVLRMWRSLLSFFSRWWQIESLYRANAKYRPIWEPRFMLFEKSADLLRIGLAAGRAEGFLEAPGLPKWLHRRHLEGGR; translated from the coding sequence ATGGGAGAGGCCCGCTTGTCCGCCGAAGGAGCGCCCCGGGGTACCACCGCCCGTTCACGGCGCAGCGCCGCGTTCGCCGTCTGGTATCTGCGCGTCGTCACGTTCATCAATTTCCTGAGTGCCGTGTGGGTCTCCTTCGGGCAGGACCTGCGCCGCCACAACGAGGACAACTACTTCACCCCGTACATGCTCACCGCGGGCTTCGCCTCGGGGGTCTTCACGCTCTTCCTGGCGATCACCATGCGGCGCCGCAAGCGAGCCGCGTGGATCCTCAACCTGGTGCTCAGCGGGCTCTTCCTGTTGCTCTTCGCGCTGGTGATGATCTTCCCCGAGATCCGGCAGCACGCCCAGAACTGGATCTCGCTGGGCCTGACCGCTGTGTTCGTCCTCGCGCTGCTGCTCGGCCGCAAGGAGTTCTACGCGAAGGGCGACCGCTCCAACCCGTGGCTGGCCGCGATCGTGGCGGTCGGCGGACTGCTCGTGACCTCGCTGCTCGCGGCCGTCCTGGTCACCGTCACCAACACCGCCACCACCCCCTCCACCTTCCTGGAGCGGTGGCGGTACGGCGTGATGCGGCTGATCACCCTGGCCGCCGACGACTCCCGTATCGCCGGGATCAGCACCCCCGGCTGGGTCGACGTCACCATCAACGTGCTGTCCACGCTGCTGCTCATCGCGGTGCTGTTCGCCGCCTTCCGCTCCCGCCGGGCCGTCGACCCGCTGACCGAGGAGGACGAGGAGAAGCTGCGGCTGCTGCTGGACAAGAACGGCGACCGCGACTCGCTCGGCTACTTCGCGCTGCGCCGCGAGAAGAGCGTCGTGTGGTCGCCGAGCGAGAAGGCCGCCGTCACCTACCGGGTGGTCGGCGGGGTGTCGCTGGCGTCCGGCGACCCGATCGGCGACCCCGAGGCCTGGCCCGGCGCCATCGAGCCCTGGCTCGCCGAGGCCCGCGAGCACGGCTGGATCCCGGCCGTGATGGGGGCGAGCGAGGAGGCCGGCACCATCTACGCCCGGCACGGTCTGGACGCCCTGGAGCTGGGCGACGAGGCGATCGTGGAGACCGACGAGTTCACCCTCGACGGCCGGGCGATGCGGACGGTGCGGCAGGCCTTCAACCGGGTGAAGCGGGCCGGTTACGAGGTCCGCATCCGGCGCCACGAGGACATCCCGGCCGACGAGATGGCCGAGCTGCTGCGCAAGGCCGACGACTGGCGGGACGGCGCCACCGAGCGCGGCTTCTCGATGGCGCTCGGCCGGCTCGGGGACCCGCACGACGGCCGCTGCGTGATGCTGGAGTGCACCGACGAGCAGGGGGCGCTGCGGGCCGTGCTGTCCTTCGTGCCCTGGGGGCCGCAGGGGCTCTCGCTCGACCTGATGCGCCGCGACCGCGACTCCGAGAACGGTCTGATGGAGTTCATGGTCATCGAACTCCTCCAGCGCGCCAAGGAGATCGGGATCACTCAGGTCTCGCTGAACTTCGCGATGTTCCGCTCCGTCTTCGAACGTGGCTCGAAGCTCGGGGCGGGACCCGTGCTGCGCATGTGGCGTTCACTGCTCAGCTTCTTCTCCCGCTGGTGGCAGATCGAGTCGCTGTATCGCGCCAACGCCAAGTACCGACCGATCTGGGAGCCCCGATTCATGCTCTTCGAGAAGAGTGCGGACCTGCTGCGCATCGGCCTCGCGGCCGGCCGTGCGGAGGGGTTCCTGGAGGCCCCCGGGCTGCCGAAGTGGCTGCACCGCAGACATCTGGAGGGCGGCCGTTGA
- the cobS gene encoding adenosylcobinamide-GDP ribazoletransferase — protein sequence MDGLRFAFGTLTVFPARITRWDRDAARAGMLCAPLAGLVVGLCAAALGGAFLALGSGPLLAAVVSTAVPAVLTRGLHLDGLADTADGLGSAKPAEDALRIMKQSDVGPFGVIVLLLVLLAQVAALFELYGESWAHGAAGTALAATVARLALTHASRHGVPAARPEGLGAIVAATVPVRSATLATAVVLVLCAVTGLLFSPYDAVHNVLAAGAAMGAAALLLRRCLRRFGGVTGDVFGAVEESAATVALVALALG from the coding sequence ATGGACGGCCTGCGTTTCGCCTTCGGCACCCTCACGGTGTTCCCCGCCCGCATCACCCGCTGGGACCGGGACGCGGCGCGGGCCGGCATGCTCTGCGCCCCGCTGGCCGGTCTGGTCGTCGGCCTCTGCGCCGCCGCGCTCGGCGGAGCGTTCCTGGCGCTCGGCTCGGGCCCGCTGCTCGCCGCCGTCGTCAGCACCGCCGTCCCCGCCGTCCTCACCCGCGGCCTCCACCTCGACGGCCTCGCCGACACCGCCGACGGCCTCGGCAGCGCCAAGCCCGCCGAGGACGCGCTGCGCATCATGAAGCAGTCGGACGTCGGCCCGTTCGGCGTGATCGTCCTCCTGCTCGTCCTGCTCGCCCAGGTCGCGGCCCTCTTCGAGCTGTACGGGGAGAGCTGGGCGCACGGCGCGGCCGGCACCGCCCTCGCCGCGACCGTCGCCCGCCTCGCCCTCACCCACGCCTCCCGCCACGGCGTCCCCGCGGCCCGGCCCGAGGGCCTCGGCGCGATCGTCGCCGCGACGGTCCCGGTCCGCTCGGCGACCCTCGCGACGGCGGTGGTCCTGGTGCTCTGCGCCGTGACGGGCCTGCTGTTCTCGCCGTACGACGCGGTCCACAACGTCCTGGCGGCCGGGGCCGCGATGGGCGCGGCGGCGCTGCTGCTGCGCCGCTGCCTGCGGCGGTTCGGCGGGGTGACGGGCGATGTGTTCGGGGCGGTGGAGGAGTCGGCGGCGACGGTGGCCCTGGTGGCGCTCGCACTGGGGTGA